Proteins found in one Kluyveromyces marxianus DMKU3-1042 DNA, complete genome, chromosome 2 genomic segment:
- the CGR1 gene encoding Cgr1p, translating to MSGTSSASETNVEIKGKPVSGRVWKAEKQPLRAKSRVVKNKKLTSWELKEQKRLEDKQFKEKIRELKSEKEAEKKAVIEALKERRAKKEEQERYSRLAEKMHAKKVDRLRRREKRNKALKER from the coding sequence ATGTCTGGAACGAGTAGTGCTAGTGAGACGAATGTCGAGATCAAGGGTAAGCCTGTCAGTGGTCGTGTTTGGAAGGCTGAGAAGCAGCCTTTGAGGGCCAAGAGTCGGGTtgtgaagaacaagaagctAACCTCTTGGGAATTGAAAGAGCAAAAGAGACTAGAAGACAAGCAGTTCAAGGAGAAAATACGTGAGCTCAAGTCTGAGAaagaagctgaaaagaaggcaGTCATCGAGGCTTTGAAGGAGAGACGTGCGAAGAAGGAGGAGCAAGAGAGGTATAGCAGATTAGCTGAAAAGATGCATGCCAAGAAGGTTGACAGattaagaagaagagagaagaggaacAAGGCTCTTAAGGAGCGTTAA